The following DNA comes from Nocardia sp. XZ_19_385.
CGTCTGCGCGGCGACACAGTTGTAGCCGCCGTTGTGCAGTCGCTGGGTCGCGATGTGCTCGGCCTGGAATTGCAGGTCGGCGTCGGACCAGTCGCCCGGGACCACGATGGTGGGGGAGACGCCGCCGAGTTCGCTGGTGATCGGCTTGTCCAGCAGCTTCGTCTTGCGTTTGCCGGTGCCCCAAACTATGGCGTCGTGGGTCTGGGTGCTCCCGGTCATGTGCACATGCGCGACATCGGTGTGCCGCACCAGGTAACTGCCGGACTCCGCGCCGCCGAGCAGGATCCGCAGCACCCCGATTTCCAGCAGCGGCGCGAAGATCATCTCGAAGACCGTGAACAGCGGGTCGGTGATCGGGTTCAGCTTCAGCGCGACCACACGGTTGTGCGCGTACAACTCGTACAGCGCGTCCAGCGGCGGGATCGAGGTGATGTTGCCCGCGCCGAGCACCGCGCTGATGCCGTTGGTGGTGGTCGGGTCGAGCTGCGCCAGGCCCGCCCGGCGGCGTGCGGTGTCCGCGTCCACGCCCGGACGCAGCCACACTTCGCCGCGAAAACCGCTGAGCAGCAGGCGATCGTAGCGATCGTGCGGCAGGATCGGCACCGAGACCCGGTCGCCCGGGGCGCTGCCGAGGCTGACGCCGTCGAGCGGGCTGCGGCCGGCCTCCAGCTTGGTCAGGCTCTCCGAGAGCGCCGCGGTGGCCTGCAGCAAGGTCAGCGGCCCGGACATCCATTCCTCGCCGACCAGCGGTGAGGCGGCGTCCAGGTCTTTGATCTCGCGGGCGGCCCGCACCCAGTCCTCGGCGAAGCGGCCGGTGCGCTGATGGATCTCGTCGAGCAGCTCCCGGCGCCTGCGTAGCGAGGTCTGAGCCCAGACTTTCTCGCCGGCGGCCAGATCCGCGAGTGCGTTGTCGATGGTCGTTGCGTCGAAAGTCGTACCCACAGGCCAACTATGCGCGCGACCCATGATCAACTGGCCGGAACTGGGCATATCGGTCCGAACCGGACAAATATCTGGCCACGGATATCCAGGTGAAACCGCGATATCTCGCCGACTAGGCTGATTCTCCATGATCGACCTCCGACTCCTGCGGGAAGACCCCGAAGCGGTCCGCGCCTCGCAGCGCGCCCGTGGTGAAGACCCGGCCCTCGTCGACGCCCTGTTGGCAGCCGACGTGGCGCGCCGTTCCGCCATTGCCACCGCCGACAACTTGCGCGCCGAGCACAAGGCGATGGGCAAGGTGATCGGCAAGGCGTCCAAGGAGGAGCGTCCGGCGCTGCTCGCGCAGGCGACGGAGATGTCGGTCAAGGTCAAGGAGGCCGAGGCCGCGCAGACCACCGCGGAGGCCGAGCTCGAGGCCGCGCACCGCGCCATTTCCAATGTGGTGCAGGAGGGCGCGCCCGCCGGCGGCGAGGACGACTACATCGTGCTCGAAACGGTCGGCACCCCAACCGCATTCGACTTCGAGCCGAAGGACCACCTGGAACTCGGCGAGTCGCTGGGCCTGATCGACATGGAACGCGGCGCCAAGGTGTCGGGTTCGCGCTTCTACTTCCTCACCGGCTACGGCGCACTGCTGCAGCTGGGCATGC
Coding sequences within:
- a CDS encoding aldehyde dehydrogenase family protein; the encoded protein is MGRAHSWPVGTTFDATTIDNALADLAAGEKVWAQTSLRRRRELLDEIHQRTGRFAEDWVRAAREIKDLDAASPLVGEEWMSGPLTLLQATAALSESLTKLEAGRSPLDGVSLGSAPGDRVSVPILPHDRYDRLLLSGFRGEVWLRPGVDADTARRRAGLAQLDPTTTNGISAVLGAGNITSIPPLDALYELYAHNRVVALKLNPITDPLFTVFEMIFAPLLEIGVLRILLGGAESGSYLVRHTDVAHVHMTGSTQTHDAIVWGTGKRKTKLLDKPITSELGGVSPTIVVPGDWSDADLQFQAEHIATQRLHNGGYNCVAAQTVVLSSEWPLKHKFLNELRAALELAPQRTPYYPGSDGRVASALESYPDAERLGQGRVLVELPSGETPLLRTEYFAPVLGVVELPHSGGEFLAHAVDFANSELAGTLGANVLAHPTTIRRLGIAFDRALERLRYGAIAVNAWTGLAFLAPRASWGAFPGHTIEDVQSGIGVVHNAFLLDDVERTVVHGPFRPAPRTLLHGELSLSPKPPWFVSNSTAAATGRKLTEFYAGSNPARLPGIFFSALRG